A genome region from Armatimonadota bacterium includes the following:
- a CDS encoding PIG-L family deacetylase has translation MQLTNPNAEIFVPDGELVEKAIARTTHMAIGCHQDDIEIMAYDGILKCFGSPTNWFMGVVVTNGAGSPRDDLYANYTDEDMQKVRRTEQKKAAVVGEYAAVALLDYSSSAVKDPSNKNVVEDIKKLLLASRPEILYTHNLADKHDTHVSVALRTIQALRELPDDAKPKAVYGCEVWRDLDWMIDEDKVAFDLAGHENLAAALLGVFDSQICGGKRYDLATIGRRRANATYFESHGTDITTQMSFAMDLTPLIKDPSLDVKEYVAGYISRFADEVSNRLAKFS, from the coding sequence ATGCAACTCACAAATCCAAACGCCGAAATATTTGTCCCAGATGGCGAACTGGTTGAAAAAGCAATTGCTCGAACAACCCATATGGCAATAGGGTGTCACCAAGATGATATTGAAATTATGGCATACGACGGCATTCTAAAATGCTTCGGAAGCCCGACAAATTGGTTCATGGGCGTTGTAGTGACAAATGGAGCCGGCAGTCCGAGGGACGACTTGTATGCCAACTATACCGATGAAGACATGCAGAAGGTCCGCCGAACGGAACAAAAGAAAGCCGCTGTTGTGGGTGAATACGCAGCAGTTGCGCTTTTAGATTACAGCAGTTCAGCAGTAAAAGATCCGTCTAACAAGAACGTAGTTGAGGATATTAAAAAACTGCTACTAGCGAGCCGCCCAGAGATCCTTTATACTCATAACCTAGCGGACAAACACGACACCCACGTGTCGGTTGCCCTTCGCACAATTCAGGCATTGAGAGAGCTTCCGGACGATGCCAAACCCAAAGCCGTCTATGGATGCGAAGTTTGGCGGGACCTCGACTGGATGATTGATGAGGACAAAGTTGCCTTCGACCTTGCAGGGCATGAGAATTTGGCGGCAGCACTCCTAGGAGTCTTCGACTCCCAAATCTGCGGCGGAAAGCGGTATGACTTAGCGACAATTGGGAGGCGAAGGGCAAACGCAACCTACTTCGAGTCGCACGGCACTGATATTACAACCCAGATGAGCTTTGCGATGGACTTAACTCCTCTAATTAAGGACCCATCGCTAGATGTGAAGGAGTACGTAGCAGGCTATATTTCGCGATTTGCAGACGAAGTCTCCAATCGCTTAGCTAAGTTCAGCTAG
- a CDS encoding ferritin gives MLSQRMLDALNKQINAEMYSGYLYLSMSAYYQSIGLPGFANWFFVQNQEEQAHAQIIYNHVIDRGGRVILKAIDAPPTDWSGPIAPVEDALKHEQKVTAMINDLVNLALEEKDFAANAMLQWFVTEQVEEEKNPADILQQLKLTGDAPGGLVIIDRELAARVFVPPAILTGGGAATAG, from the coding sequence ATGTTAAGTCAGAGAATGTTAGATGCATTAAATAAGCAGATAAACGCAGAGATGTATTCAGGCTACCTTTACCTCTCAATGTCTGCCTACTACCAATCAATTGGCTTGCCTGGTTTTGCAAATTGGTTCTTTGTGCAGAATCAAGAGGAGCAAGCCCATGCTCAGATTATCTACAACCATGTAATTGACCGCGGTGGGCGGGTCATCCTCAAAGCGATTGATGCGCCGCCGACTGATTGGTCGGGACCTATCGCACCCGTTGAAGACGCCCTCAAACACGAGCAAAAGGTTACCGCAATGATTAACGATTTGGTGAACCTCGCGCTGGAAGAAAAGGATTTTGCCGCAAACGCCATGCTTCAGTGGTTTGTGACCGAACAGGTAGAAGAGGAGAAAAACCCAGCGGACATTCTCCAGCAGCTCAAGTTAACAGGTGATGCGCCTGGCGGTTTGGTGATAATTGACCGTGAGCTTGCCGCGCGTGTCTTTGTGCCTCCTGCAATCCTAACAGGCGGTGGAGCAGCGACCGCGGGTTAG
- the mtnA gene encoding S-methyl-5-thioribose-1-phosphate isomerase, translating to MAAELRPVDWKDGKVVLIDQTKLPDELAYIEYADYQGVVEAIRTMQVRGAPAIGVAVALGIALAAQSIPENNFWEQIAKVANDFRATRPTAVNLFWAVERMLRAANENARLPIDQIRRRLIDEAITILEEDIEVNQRIGKNGSELIQDGDTVLTHCNAGALATAGYGTALGVIRAAVESGKKVKVIADETRPRLQGMRLTAWELQQLGIPVTVITDNMAGYAMQKGLVNCVIVGADRIAANGDVANKIGTYSLAILARKHNIAFYVAAPMSTVDLSLPNGEMIPIEERSPDEVTHISGIRIAPEGVRVMNPAFDVTPAEYVTAIITERGILWPPFEESLAIGRRQ from the coding sequence GTGGCTGCCGAACTTCGACCAGTTGATTGGAAAGACGGCAAGGTAGTTCTCATAGACCAGACAAAGCTTCCAGACGAGCTGGCATATATTGAATATGCCGACTACCAAGGCGTCGTGGAAGCAATAAGAACAATGCAAGTACGAGGCGCACCCGCCATAGGAGTTGCGGTTGCCCTTGGGATTGCTCTTGCCGCTCAATCAATTCCAGAAAACAATTTTTGGGAACAAATCGCGAAAGTAGCCAATGATTTCCGCGCCACCCGACCCACCGCCGTAAACCTTTTCTGGGCGGTTGAGCGGATGCTGCGCGCGGCAAACGAAAACGCTCGCCTTCCAATAGACCAAATCCGGCGCAGACTCATAGACGAGGCTATCACAATACTCGAAGAAGATATTGAGGTTAACCAACGCATTGGCAAGAATGGCTCTGAGCTTATTCAAGATGGAGACACCGTGCTCACTCATTGCAATGCAGGAGCCCTTGCAACCGCAGGATATGGAACAGCTCTTGGGGTAATCCGAGCCGCCGTTGAGTCTGGCAAAAAGGTCAAAGTCATTGCCGACGAGACACGCCCTCGTCTTCAAGGCATGCGTCTCACAGCATGGGAACTTCAGCAACTTGGCATTCCGGTTACGGTTATTACAGACAACATGGCTGGCTATGCCATGCAAAAAGGCTTAGTCAATTGCGTGATTGTCGGAGCGGACAGAATTGCAGCCAATGGCGATGTTGCAAATAAGATTGGCACGTACAGCCTCGCCATTTTAGCGAGAAAACATAACATCGCGTTCTACGTCGCAGCTCCCATGTCAACCGTTGACCTTTCGCTTCCCAACGGCGAAATGATTCCCATTGAGGAACGATCGCCAGATGAAGTTACCCATATTTCTGGCATTCGAATTGCCCCGGAGGGCGTGCGTGTAATGAACCCAGCCTTCGACGTGACTCCAGCCGAATATGTGACCGCCATTATCACCGAGCGCGGCATCCTATGGCCACCATTCGAGGAAAGCCTAGCAATCGGGAGAAGGCAATAA
- a CDS encoding DUF3604 domain-containing protein: MQSRPLRIPKDVLIGEPNPPIAYASEKGSWDLSFILSKPVSSDQVLWLCFHGGRNLKPPWQGFQTDNPSQEGYVSLQTASGELLSAINHSEDNGIFSFKVPLEGFEKGEVLTAHLTGVTAPRLSHPDRFVLLMVASPVEEIKIHGIFGETLDRIVGACMFPVVGSVPASIRAIAPSTIPPAKRLSLLVRPEDANRNTACQTPGDIIVRLNGEKIPTTRFEVDGSNCAHLEASIPKEGIYRLEVEDAANGMKSVTNPIICGNAEYKLLWGALHGHTEISDGVGSLDRYFKYIRDECALDFAASSDHDSEKETPENLWHLVQEAVARYNEPHRFTVFLGYEWAKWRKLGHGDRNVYYLEDYRPIYRSDEGHYPTPLDLFGALKNESAIIIPHHPPHPSNHNDWTFHEPDKERLVEIYSIWGCSERSPEDGNPLPGSPVLREDNTPMNPLGYVQRALALGWRVGFTADFDDHLGHVGDRTTRGRGQTGGLTAVWAKENTRQAIWEALWNRRCYGTTGERIILNFQINNGFMGSEFLLAEHPNLASSRKISVSVCGTAPIKLIEIVRNNKDIYAFTPGRLDVELEWVDGKQLEDVNLPPTVHLPKPFTFYYIRITQEDGAIAWSSPIWIIS; this comes from the coding sequence GTGCAAAGTCGTCCACTTAGAATACCAAAGGATGTGTTAATTGGCGAGCCTAATCCTCCAATCGCATATGCCAGCGAAAAAGGGTCATGGGACCTTTCCTTTATCCTCTCTAAGCCGGTCTCGTCTGACCAAGTGCTCTGGCTTTGCTTTCATGGCGGCCGCAATCTCAAGCCTCCATGGCAAGGGTTTCAGACCGATAATCCATCTCAAGAAGGATATGTTTCCCTGCAAACCGCATCTGGCGAACTGCTGAGCGCCATCAATCATAGCGAAGATAACGGCATCTTTTCATTCAAGGTTCCCTTAGAAGGGTTTGAAAAAGGAGAGGTTTTGACAGCACATTTAACTGGAGTTACCGCACCTCGGCTGTCTCACCCCGACCGGTTTGTTCTACTTATGGTTGCCTCTCCTGTTGAAGAAATCAAAATCCACGGCATTTTCGGAGAAACGCTGGATCGCATCGTTGGTGCGTGCATGTTTCCAGTTGTGGGAAGCGTTCCTGCTAGCATCAGGGCAATAGCGCCGAGCACTATTCCTCCTGCGAAAAGGTTATCCCTGCTTGTGAGGCCTGAGGATGCGAATCGGAATACGGCGTGCCAAACCCCCGGTGATATTATCGTGCGCTTGAATGGCGAAAAGATACCCACCACTCGCTTTGAAGTTGATGGCTCGAACTGCGCCCACCTTGAGGCTTCGATTCCCAAGGAGGGTATCTACCGACTTGAGGTAGAGGATGCCGCAAATGGTATGAAATCTGTTACTAATCCAATCATATGCGGCAACGCCGAATATAAACTCTTATGGGGTGCGCTCCACGGACATACTGAAATTTCGGATGGCGTCGGCTCTCTCGATAGGTATTTCAAATACATTAGGGACGAATGTGCGCTTGATTTTGCCGCCTCAAGCGACCACGACAGTGAGAAGGAAACGCCAGAGAACCTTTGGCACTTGGTTCAGGAAGCTGTGGCTCGATATAATGAACCTCACCGATTCACAGTTTTCCTTGGTTATGAATGGGCAAAATGGCGCAAGCTTGGTCACGGTGACCGCAATGTGTATTACCTAGAAGATTATAGGCCAATCTACCGCTCTGATGAGGGCCATTATCCGACGCCGCTGGATCTTTTCGGTGCACTGAAGAATGAATCAGCAATCATCATTCCACATCATCCTCCACATCCAAGCAACCACAATGACTGGACCTTTCATGAACCCGATAAAGAACGGCTGGTCGAGATATATTCGATATGGGGATGCTCTGAACGCAGCCCCGAGGATGGCAATCCTTTGCCTGGTAGTCCTGTCCTGCGCGAGGATAACACGCCAATGAATCCTTTAGGCTATGTGCAGCGCGCCCTTGCGCTCGGATGGCGTGTGGGTTTTACAGCGGATTTTGATGACCATCTCGGTCATGTAGGCGACCGAACAACACGCGGTCGTGGGCAGACTGGCGGGCTTACTGCTGTTTGGGCGAAAGAAAATACTCGGCAAGCAATCTGGGAGGCACTTTGGAATCGGCGGTGCTATGGAACTACAGGCGAGCGCATTATTTTGAATTTTCAAATAAACAATGGTTTTATGGGGTCGGAATTCCTGCTTGCAGAACATCCGAACCTTGCGTCATCTCGAAAAATCTCAGTTTCGGTCTGCGGCACTGCACCAATCAAGCTAATCGAAATAGTAAGAAACAATAAAGATATCTATGCTTTCACTCCTGGCAGGCTCGACGTCGAACTAGAATGGGTGGATGGCAAACAACTTGAAGATGTTAATCTGCCGCCTACAGTGCACTTGCCCAAGCCGTTCACCTTCTACTACATTCGCATTACCCAAGAAGATGGCGCAATTGCCTGGTCGAGCCCAATTTGGATTATCTCATAG
- a CDS encoding Gfo/Idh/MocA family oxidoreductase encodes MAYKMIQVGTGGFGAWWCKVFLPPNIKEGLVEVVAAVDINSEALLNAREHLGLPEDKCYTDINKAFDENPADFCTIVVPPAFHEDIVDVALAHDMHILSEKPIADTLEASVRIAEKVKRAGKKMGVTMSHRFDQDKTTLRQELRSGQYGQLDYLICRFTCDCRRFGSWGKFRHEIPDALMVEGAVHHLDILADLAGAKCDTIYAQTWNPPWGEFAGDSQGLVMMSFQNGARAFYEGAKTNATGLNGWGQEYIRAECEKATIILNHRRIERFWYNPSGSYSDEGTGEIVPLIEQPKWANTWLIEKFVRWLDGGEPMETNVEDNLQSVALIFAAIKSSKTGSPVKVQQLLEEARRNIT; translated from the coding sequence ATGGCTTACAAGATGATTCAAGTTGGCACGGGAGGCTTTGGCGCTTGGTGGTGCAAAGTATTTCTCCCGCCAAACATCAAAGAAGGACTTGTAGAAGTAGTAGCCGCGGTGGATATTAATTCGGAAGCTTTGTTAAATGCTCGTGAGCATCTTGGTTTGCCAGAGGATAAGTGCTACACCGATATTAATAAAGCGTTCGACGAAAACCCTGCCGATTTCTGCACCATAGTCGTACCGCCAGCATTTCACGAGGATATAGTTGACGTGGCACTTGCTCACGATATGCACATACTATCCGAGAAGCCAATCGCAGACACCTTGGAAGCATCCGTCCGCATTGCCGAAAAAGTCAAACGCGCAGGAAAGAAAATGGGCGTTACCATGAGCCACCGCTTTGACCAAGACAAGACTACTCTTCGGCAGGAGCTTAGGTCGGGGCAGTATGGCCAGCTTGACTATTTAATTTGCCGATTCACATGTGATTGCCGGCGGTTTGGAAGCTGGGGCAAATTCCGTCACGAAATACCTGACGCCCTAATGGTTGAGGGAGCTGTTCACCATCTCGACATACTTGCAGACCTAGCTGGGGCAAAGTGCGATACTATTTACGCACAGACCTGGAATCCGCCGTGGGGTGAATTTGCTGGTGACTCCCAAGGGCTTGTTATGATGTCTTTTCAAAACGGAGCGCGCGCTTTCTATGAGGGTGCCAAGACCAATGCCACAGGGCTAAATGGCTGGGGCCAGGAATATATTCGCGCCGAATGCGAGAAGGCAACTATTATCCTAAACCACCGCCGGATTGAGCGATTCTGGTACAACCCATCTGGTTCATATTCGGATGAAGGCACAGGCGAAATAGTACCGCTCATTGAACAGCCAAAATGGGCAAATACATGGCTTATTGAGAAATTCGTGCGTTGGCTCGACGGCGGCGAACCAATGGAAACAAATGTGGAGGACAATCTCCAGTCGGTTGCGCTAATCTTTGCGGCAATCAAAAGTAGCAAAACAGGTAGCCCCGTTAAGGTGCAGCAGCTTCTAGAAGAAGCACGCAGAAACATCACATAA
- a CDS encoding rubrerythrin family protein, protein MDLKGTQTEKNLLKAFAGESQARNRYTFFASVARNEGYMQIADIFLETAEQEKEHAKRFFKFLQGGDVEIQAAYPAGVIGTTAENLKEAAEGEYLEWAKLYQEFAKVAEEEGFRQIAAVFRAISVSEKQHEKRYRGLLANVEAGTVFQKSQPVVWRCRNCGYIHEGTSAPKVCPACEHPQAYFELLAENW, encoded by the coding sequence TTGGACTTGAAAGGAACGCAGACAGAAAAAAACTTATTAAAAGCATTTGCCGGAGAATCTCAGGCAAGGAATCGGTATACCTTTTTTGCAAGCGTCGCCAGGAACGAAGGCTATATGCAAATCGCTGACATTTTCCTCGAGACAGCTGAGCAAGAGAAGGAGCATGCCAAGCGATTTTTCAAGTTTCTCCAAGGCGGCGATGTTGAAATTCAAGCCGCCTATCCCGCAGGTGTGATTGGTACAACTGCTGAAAATCTCAAGGAGGCGGCAGAAGGCGAATACTTAGAGTGGGCAAAGCTTTATCAGGAGTTCGCCAAAGTTGCCGAAGAAGAAGGCTTCCGCCAGATTGCAGCTGTATTCCGCGCAATTTCAGTCTCCGAGAAACAACACGAAAAGCGCTATAGGGGGCTTTTGGCAAATGTTGAGGCTGGAACCGTGTTCCAAAAGAGCCAGCCGGTGGTTTGGCGGTGCAGGAATTGTGGATATATTCATGAGGGAACATCGGCGCCAAAAGTTTGCCCAGCTTGCGAGCATCCCCAGGCATATTTTGAATTGCTGGCAGAGAATTGGTAG
- a CDS encoding alpha-L-fucosidase has protein sequence MPKLPDPTPGDTSWFVHDRFGLFIHWGIYSAAARHEWVKNREKISDEDYQVYFDHFDPDLYDPTVWAKEAKNAGMKYFVVTTKHHDGFCLWDSALTDYKATNTPAGRDLLRPMVEAFRAEGLKVGFYHSLIDWHHPEFPIDGLHPMRDNLEFREAQKGRDIRKYVEYLHGQTRELLTMFGRIDIMWFDFSYPKADWGWSKGKGRDDWQSEKLAKMVRELQPHIILNDRIDLPESADFRTPEQYQPKGWLEVDGKPVVWEACQTFSGSWGYYRDECNWRSTDELIRTLIDCVSKGGNFLLNVGPNARGEFDPRAVERLRGIGEWMRLHNRSIYGCTASDFVPPPNCAYTQNGKRLYLHIFAWPYKHIHLEGLAGKVAYAQLLNDASEVKRIEIDPHQEPQNTTMKGTPGTLTLELPLQKPPVAIPVVELFLK, from the coding sequence ATGCCAAAACTACCAGATCCTACTCCTGGCGACACTAGTTGGTTTGTTCATGATAGATTTGGCTTGTTTATTCATTGGGGAATCTACTCCGCGGCGGCCCGCCATGAATGGGTCAAGAACCGAGAGAAAATCAGCGATGAGGATTACCAAGTGTATTTTGACCACTTCGACCCTGACCTTTATGACCCCACCGTTTGGGCTAAGGAAGCAAAGAATGCAGGAATGAAATACTTTGTTGTTACAACCAAGCATCATGACGGCTTTTGCCTTTGGGATTCCGCGCTCACCGATTACAAGGCTACCAACACCCCGGCTGGGCGCGATCTCCTCAGACCAATGGTTGAAGCATTCAGGGCGGAGGGCCTGAAAGTCGGATTCTATCACTCGCTTATTGACTGGCATCACCCCGAATTTCCGATTGATGGCTTGCACCCAATGCGTGACAACCTGGAGTTTCGCGAAGCCCAAAAAGGGCGGGATATCAGAAAGTATGTCGAATACCTCCATGGACAGACTCGAGAATTGCTCACCATGTTTGGGCGTATCGACATCATGTGGTTTGATTTCTCATATCCAAAAGCCGATTGGGGCTGGTCAAAGGGCAAGGGCCGCGATGACTGGCAGTCCGAGAAATTAGCCAAAATGGTTCGGGAGCTTCAGCCGCACATAATCCTTAATGACCGCATTGACCTGCCGGAAAGTGCAGATTTCCGAACGCCGGAACAGTATCAACCAAAAGGATGGCTGGAGGTTGATGGCAAGCCAGTTGTTTGGGAAGCGTGCCAAACCTTCAGCGGAAGTTGGGGATACTACCGCGATGAATGCAATTGGCGCTCGACGGATGAATTGATTCGGACGCTAATAGATTGCGTTTCCAAGGGCGGCAACTTCCTATTGAATGTTGGGCCGAATGCTCGAGGCGAGTTTGACCCAAGGGCTGTTGAAAGGCTTCGAGGAATCGGTGAGTGGATGCGGCTCCATAATAGATCAATCTACGGCTGTACTGCCAGCGACTTTGTGCCTCCGCCTAACTGCGCATATACTCAAAATGGCAAGCGGCTCTACCTGCATATCTTCGCATGGCCTTATAAACACATCCACCTCGAAGGACTTGCGGGCAAGGTTGCCTATGCTCAGTTGCTGAACGATGCATCTGAAGTAAAGAGAATTGAGATTGACCCTCACCAAGAGCCGCAAAACACTACGATGAAGGGCACGCCTGGGACTCTTACCCTTGAGCTGCCGCTTCAGAAGCCGCCCGTGGCGATTCCAGTGGTGGAGTTGTTCCTTAAGTGA
- a CDS encoding adenine phosphoribosyltransferase yields MSEQLLKNLIRDIPDFPKPGIIFKDITPVLLHPQAFTEVIQRMADFAREKKAEAIVGIESRGFMFGTPIALELGVGFIPVRKLGKLPHETVQCEYALEYGTNVVEMHRDAIVPGQRVVIVDDLLATGGTAAASVKLVEELGGKVAGLVFLVELTFLRGRDQLKGYDVKSFVTY; encoded by the coding sequence ATGTCTGAACAGCTTTTAAAGAACCTAATTCGAGATATACCCGATTTCCCTAAGCCGGGGATAATCTTCAAAGATATCACCCCAGTCCTGCTGCATCCACAAGCATTTACTGAGGTCATACAAAGGATGGCTGACTTTGCCAGAGAGAAAAAGGCAGAGGCAATCGTTGGAATTGAGTCAAGGGGTTTTATGTTCGGGACCCCAATTGCGCTAGAGCTAGGCGTTGGGTTTATCCCCGTGCGGAAACTTGGCAAACTCCCACATGAAACAGTCCAGTGCGAGTATGCCTTGGAATATGGGACGAACGTAGTCGAGATGCATCGTGATGCAATTGTTCCTGGACAGCGAGTAGTAATTGTGGATGATTTACTGGCAACAGGCGGCACTGCGGCGGCTTCGGTGAAGCTCGTTGAGGAGCTTGGCGGAAAAGTTGCTGGCCTTGTCTTCCTTGTAGAGCTTACTTTCCTTCGTGGTCGAGATCAGCTCAAAGGCTATGATGTGAAAAGCTTTGTAACTTACTGA
- a CDS encoding sulfatase-like hydrolase/transferase — MPFAKEPAAKKPNFVIIYCDDLGYGDLGCFGSKEAKTPNLDSLAKSGVRFTNWYSNSPVCSPSRASLLTGRYPMRAGVPRILGGRRGLAGLPPTEVTLATALKPLGYRTAIFGKWHLGTAEEYRPNAHGFDEFFGFLAGCVDYYSHIYYWGQGRGENPVHDLWHNDKEVWENGRYLTELITEKAVEFIKRQSNQPFFLYVPYNAPHYPMHAPKKYLDRFANIPPDRRIMAAMIAAVDDGVGEIVKALKQAGQYENTVIFFSSDNGPSNETRNWLDGRVDPYLGGSAGIFRGHKGSLFEGGIRMPAIMSAPGRIPAGKVCHEVGAMMDIFPTFIEFAGGKLPTGRSIDGISIQQMVVEGAKSPHHRLFWEYAGQLAVRQGEWKLVLNGKLDFSQTQPDAVHLSNLETDPGEKTNLADKHPSLVEELTAAVQGWFAELRSD, encoded by the coding sequence ATGCCTTTTGCAAAAGAGCCTGCTGCAAAGAAGCCCAACTTTGTTATTATCTACTGCGACGACCTAGGATATGGCGACTTGGGATGCTTTGGGTCGAAGGAGGCGAAAACTCCAAACCTTGATTCTCTTGCTAAAAGCGGCGTCCGCTTTACAAATTGGTATTCGAACTCCCCTGTATGCTCTCCATCTCGCGCATCTTTACTGACCGGCCGCTATCCAATGCGCGCCGGAGTTCCTCGTATTCTTGGCGGGAGGCGGGGTTTGGCAGGCCTTCCGCCAACAGAGGTTACGTTGGCAACAGCCCTGAAGCCCCTTGGCTATCGGACAGCGATTTTCGGCAAATGGCATCTCGGCACGGCAGAAGAATACCGGCCAAATGCCCACGGGTTTGATGAATTTTTCGGGTTTCTGGCTGGCTGTGTTGATTACTATTCTCATATTTATTACTGGGGCCAGGGACGCGGCGAAAATCCTGTGCACGACCTCTGGCACAATGACAAAGAGGTGTGGGAAAATGGGCGCTATCTAACAGAGTTAATCACCGAGAAAGCGGTGGAGTTTATCAAGCGCCAAAGCAACCAGCCGTTTTTCCTCTATGTGCCTTACAACGCCCCGCATTATCCAATGCATGCGCCCAAAAAGTATCTCGACCGCTTTGCTAACATACCTCCCGACCGCCGAATCATGGCCGCCATGATTGCCGCTGTGGATGATGGAGTCGGCGAGATAGTCAAAGCGCTCAAGCAGGCGGGGCAATATGAGAATACCGTAATCTTTTTCTCTAGCGACAATGGACCATCTAATGAGACCCGCAATTGGCTCGATGGCAGGGTTGATCCATATCTCGGCGGCAGTGCTGGAATCTTTCGCGGACACAAGGGGAGCCTTTTCGAAGGAGGCATACGCATGCCAGCAATCATGAGCGCACCTGGCCGCATTCCAGCAGGAAAAGTTTGCCACGAAGTAGGCGCAATGATGGACATCTTCCCAACATTCATTGAATTTGCCGGCGGTAAGCTCCCAACTGGCCGAAGTATTGACGGCATAAGTATCCAGCAGATGGTAGTCGAAGGTGCAAAGTCTCCACATCATCGGCTCTTTTGGGAGTATGCTGGCCAACTAGCAGTTCGACAGGGAGAGTGGAAGCTTGTGCTGAATGGCAAGCTTGATTTCAGCCAAACCCAGCCCGATGCTGTTCATCTTTCTAATCTAGAGACAGACCCTGGCGAAAAGACCAATCTAGCAGATAAGCATCCGTCCCTTGTAGAAGAGCTAACGGCTGCCGTTCAGGGTTGGTTCGCCGAACTAAGGAGTGATTAA
- a CDS encoding NCS2 family permease: MLERIFRLKERNTDIRTEVIAGLTTFMTMAYIIFVNPSILQAAGLPLVPTIAATALAAAIPTLLMGFYTNYPFALASGMGLNAVLAYSVVKGMNIPWQTAMGIVFIEGAIITILVLTRIRESVMHAIPLSLKRAIGVGIGLLIAYIGMQQAGWVIGDSATLTSFGSFRNIGTLVSTCGLVIMLVLMARRIKGSILLGILITTGIAIAAGIGKIPDKLIAPPDFSTFAKLDILGALNLSLVATIFAFLITDFFDTMGTVIAVGGEAGYLTPDGRLPRLNRVLLVDSLAAVWGSICSASSVTTYIESASGVSAGGRTGLTAVVVGVLFLLAVFFAPAISIVPAVATAPALIVVGFLLMTVVCEIPFGNLEESFPAFLTILVIPLTLSISRGIGYGFIAYTLVKLMVGKWKELHPLMVVVSALFALNFAMQK, encoded by the coding sequence ATGCTCGAACGCATATTCCGACTCAAAGAAAGAAACACTGACATAAGAACCGAGGTAATTGCCGGCTTAACTACGTTTATGACCATGGCGTATATTATCTTCGTCAACCCGAGCATACTTCAGGCAGCCGGGCTACCCCTTGTCCCAACTATCGCGGCCACTGCCCTTGCTGCTGCAATCCCAACACTTTTGATGGGCTTCTACACAAACTACCCCTTTGCGCTTGCGAGCGGAATGGGCTTAAACGCTGTACTCGCCTATTCGGTTGTAAAAGGCATGAATATCCCGTGGCAGACAGCCATGGGAATTGTTTTTATTGAGGGAGCAATCATTACAATTCTGGTGCTCACCCGAATTCGCGAGTCCGTCATGCATGCAATTCCTCTAAGCTTAAAGCGAGCAATTGGAGTCGGAATCGGACTTCTAATCGCATATATCGGCATGCAGCAAGCCGGCTGGGTAATTGGAGACTCAGCGACGCTAACAAGCTTTGGTTCTTTTCGAAACATCGGCACGCTAGTTTCGACATGCGGCTTAGTTATCATGCTTGTGCTCATGGCTCGGCGAATTAAAGGATCTATACTGCTTGGGATTTTAATCACCACCGGCATTGCCATCGCCGCCGGAATTGGTAAGATACCCGATAAGCTAATCGCCCCTCCAGACTTTTCGACGTTTGCAAAGCTGGACATCTTAGGGGCGTTGAATCTCAGCTTAGTTGCAACGATATTTGCTTTTCTAATCACTGATTTCTTTGACACCATGGGCACGGTAATTGCAGTTGGAGGCGAGGCAGGCTATCTGACCCCCGATGGGCGCCTTCCGCGCCTGAACCGAGTGCTCCTTGTGGATTCACTTGCGGCAGTGTGGGGCTCGATATGTAGTGCAAGCTCAGTAACTACCTATATTGAAAGCGCTTCTGGTGTTTCGGCGGGGGGCCGAACTGGGCTGACTGCAGTGGTCGTAGGCGTTCTATTCCTGCTTGCCGTGTTCTTTGCGCCAGCAATCAGCATTGTTCCCGCCGTAGCAACCGCGCCAGCGCTCATTGTCGTTGGCTTTCTTCTAATGACTGTAGTCTGCGAGATTCCATTCGGCAACTTAGAGGAATCGTTCCCGGCATTCCTAACCATCCTCGTAATCCCTCTCACTCTAAGCATATCACGAGGAATCGGATACGGATTCATTGCCTACACTCTAGTTAAGCTAATGGTTGGGAAGTGGAAGGAACTGCACCCTTTGATGGTTGTTGTTTCCGCCCTATTCGCCCTAAACTTCGCCATGCAGAAATAA